The window GAAACACTGATATTTGCatttatcaaaatatcagctaTATCAGAAGGAACTTGAAAACCCTCAGGAATATCAATACATTGTTCGGCAAATTTAAGTAAGAAATCTCTTGAATATTTCTTGGTTGTCATACCATCACCGTCTTCACCATCAACTTGCTTCCCATGCTCTGGAGCAGCTTCTAGTTTAGGAGTAGATATATCTGCGGCATCCTCCCAATCATCTGGCTCTGCTTTAACCTCACCAACCTTCTTAGTTGATGTAAGATCTTCCTGAGGCGCATCATCAGATAGAGGCTTCGAGTTATTCTTAGAAGTGATTTCGCCGGCTTCGACAGATGGAGCAAGTTCATCTTTTTTCTCTGGACCCTTATAAGCCATATAGAGATCAGAAGTAGCGCCAGCAGCATCTGCTTTCTTGTACAagtctttcattttcttctttccccTAGCCGCAGTAACCTTAGGCACATTGAAATCCACCAGAGATTTCTCCTTGACACTAGACGACGACTTAGCTACACCGGTATTATCAGTTTCAGTTTCTGTATTTTCATCTTCACACTTCGAAGTGGCCTCATCAGAATTCTTAACCAAATTAGAGGCACATTCCTGACTTACTACAGCTGATTCTGTCACAGCAGCTTCTTCAGGGTCTGCAATATCTGATGCCTGATCATCATGAGCTGATAGACCTATTGCTGACGTGCAAGCCTCAGTATCTGTAAAATTCTGATTACAAGTGAATGATTTTATGCTATCAGCCATGCTATCAACTCCAGTTGAACCGGCAGATGCATTTGTATCTTCCTCTCCAGTTTCTGGCTTACGGCTCTCAACGTTGGCATTTGTGGCTTTCTCCAGAGATCCCTCTTCGGTCAGGCCAGACACCTCGACAGATTTTACCAGAAGAGATCCAGAAGATGGCTTCGAGATATTATTCTCACCCTGTTCGCCAACCTCAGGCAATGTTACTTCATATCTATCCCCAGTTTTAGGTACTGGCTTACCTGCATCCAGATTTCTGGAATCCAAAAGTTCAGGTGAAACTTCTTTTCCACTATCTCCAGTAATGCAGGTTTTCAATTCAACGGACTCCGAAGGAGAAAGATTTTCCCTACTGTTTCCCACTGCAGCAGTGCCCAATGAAGCAGCAGTCTTGACCTCAACGGGTCCAGTTAGTGGATACTGGGATGGGGGACTGGAAACTGAGGTAGATTTCCCAAGAGCCTGCAAAACTTTCGGTCATAAGTAGGATCGAGCTAGTACAGTACATTCAAAGAAGTATGCAAAGTCAAATACCTTATCCTGCATAGTCACCTGTCCTCTTATTACTTGTTTTTTCTGTTGATCTTCGATGGGTTCAAGGCCGCCAAGTGTTTCAGTTGTTGCATCTACACTACTATCTGTAATTACAGATACTGAAGGCTCACTGGGAGCCTGAGAGGTCAATGACGATACACCAGCTGCTGGGCTCTGCTCTGAGATAGAATCAGCCACTTTAATAGATTGTATGTTTGCTACAGGCCTTGATGCAGATTTTGAAGCATTGCCAATCTTTGACTGTGTGGAGGAGCTCTGATGTATAGTGTCCATGTCTTTTTGAGGGTGAGCTGAATCTCCTCCAGGAGGCTTCGAAAGTCTCACTTGATCTTTTCCAAAAGCAGCTGAACTGACAGACGGTAATTGCTCTTTTTCTGGATGTGTTCCAGCAGCCGGTTTCACTGTCACCTAAAGTTGATTTGCATGAACAAGATAATATTATGTTGTGAGCATATACGAAGTTCAATTGTAAGCCAAAGAAAAATTAAGATAGAAAAGTCCACACAGGACTTGAGCTTTGACTAACCTGACTAAAAAGCCTTGGTGGCTGAGAACTCTGAGGGTTATTGAGAGGGAGTGAACTTGGAGCTTGAAAGTAAACAGAACTGGAATTATAAGAATTAGGATAATAGTTAATAGGATGACCAGGAGGAAATGATGCAATAGGCTGTGATTGAGGTGGCATATTAGGATGTGACCTCGAACCAGGAGTCCCATCAAGCCTCAATTCTTCATGAGTTTCTGGATGAGTAATCTTCACAGTTTTACGTGCACCTAGATACTTTCCTGCCTGCTGTTGAGGAAACTGTGACGGCATATTCATTCCCATGTTCCCCAACTGCGGAGGTAGTTGAGGTCCCATTCCTGATGAAAAATTCAGGCCCTGCCCCTGATGCATCATCCCTTGAGACTGCATTGGGTGGGGTTGAAGACCTGAGACAAACATTGGCTGCTGCATAGGCGGAGTGCCAATCGGCAGATGCATCGGCATTGGCAATGATGTAGCAGACATGGAATGAGATGGAATTTGTGGCCCAGGGCCACCAAATTGAACAGGAACTTGTGGTGGCTTGTGAAATGGGATTTGCATGTGCATTCCGGGCATGGGATGTGCAGAAGGCTTTTGAGTTTGGGTCACTGAGGGTGGAGCTGAAACTTGTACATCTCTTTTGGGTTTGGCGGCCACACCATGAGACTCGCCAGGATTAGACTGGTTCCGGGGTCCTGCATCCTTTCTTGGCATTGGCTGGTTGGACGTAGATGGAGTTGGCAATGAAGGTATAGCTTTTGAAGTGTCACTGCGAGCCTGCAAATTAATGAAGGAGGAATCAGAGACATAAGCAACTTAGAGAGGTCGTGAATAGCTTGGTCTATGGGCAACAATAACAAAGTGCTTAAATGCCAAGCTCTGTAATCAGATCAGGTAGCAGTTATATTACAATCAGAGACAAAAGAAGACGAATCAAAAACCTGGGCTCTTTTCTGCTCATCCAAATTAGGTGGAGCTGAGCTCGTCCGTGCAGGTATCTATAAACATTGTAAAAGCATATCCCTCCACAATTAGGGCGAAAGTTTTCAAACTaaccaaaaaggaaaaataccaTCTATCGTGGAGTCTAGAGATACCTGCAGTACATTCATGACACCAGGACTTATGGATCCAAATTGAAGTGGAAATGACCTAGATGCATCTCCGGAAGCTAGAACATCAGAAAGTAATATCATTCAATAGTTGGAAGTACAACTATAACAGAGATACAATACATAAGAAGTATCACCAATATTACTACACAGTACACACCAAACCACCACCAacccacaaaaacaaaaaaaagagtacAAATAGACACATAAAAAGCCTAAGAAGATACTTTTTGCAGGAGTGACAGGTGCAGTCGACTCAGAGGTTGATGCAGCAACATTAGAAGTTGGAGCTCTTGGCACTGCTCGGGTGATCTTTTGAGTTGAAGCATCAGTCTGCTTAACAGGAGCACCCGGAACAGGTGCATTCGCACTAGTAACAGGTACATCTGATGCTCCTGCAACAATAAATTAACTGCATTACTTAACTTAGTGGAATTGAAGTAAAAACAAATACTAGTAACACATTCTGTTGCACCAAACTACACAGCGTTGACTTTAAACCTATACAGACCATCGTAGCCTTCAAAACAAACTACTTCACAACCCTAATACACATGCAAACAAAATTATAATCAATTGACATACCGTGCAatgcttgttgttgttggtgatgAGCACCATTCTGATGAGAATCCGATCCAGCACTAGCACCACTTACCCTATGTTGCCCTCCTTGTGCATTATTATACTTCTTGTTGAAACTAACAGCACCAAACAAAAATGGAAATCAAAGAATCACCAATAAATACTGGGAGAAAAACCCTAGTTTtctacaaaaataacaaaattcaGAGATGACTCAGCAACAAACGGAAAACCCACCTTCTATTAGAAGATAGAGAGGGATTGGTGGTGGAAGAAACAGGGGGGGCGGCGCCGCTGCCACCGCCACCACCACCACTTCCTTTATTACCGCCGCGGTGCTGATTAAAGCTACCGGATCGGCCGGTTCTCCTGTACTGAGAAGACTCGCGAGTGTCAGCCCTTGATTGATTGTGGGACATAAATCCAGACCCTCAAAAACCGCTTTATTCTGTGTTTTTCCAATTTCTATCTACAATACAACAGATCCACCAATCAATTCAGCAAAAAAATCAAAACTTGCATAAAAattcaatactaacatctctatGAGAAAATCACAGAAAACACTTCAATACAAAGCCAAATAATTGAGCTTTTCACCCAACTCACCAATCAACAAACCCTAGAAACAGTGATAGTCAGTTACAGTAGTTTTACCTGAAAAGAAGAGTGGCGAAATTAGGGTTTCAATGAGAGTGGCGATTGGTGAGAACCATGACCACACTGCTAACGAAAaggaaggaggaggaggagaagaagaagaatgagaggaaaaggaaaagggTGCGTGTTGTATTCTGAGCGTTTATGTGGGGGGGTTTTTTTTTCCGGGCAAGCGAAAAGTTTTATTAGAGAGAGAAACTACAGGGATTATTAAACACTTAACGAATAAATGGGAAATTTATCTGATGGTAAAAAAAGATGgaatatttatatttaatttcttttttttttttttagttcttAAAACTTGATTGACCTGGTTGGTTGGGACTTGGCAACAATACTAACCACCTCCCAGAAAACATATGTACTCAAAAGTCACACAAttcaaattataaaatttatcttGGTTAAGTAATAATAGAAAGAACACACATAAATTAATCatgattaaatgataaaatttagGTAAAAGAATATGTCAAGCATCTATTAATTTAATTTTGACTGTGCATAAAAGTTTATCCTTATATACATACACTAAAGCACTAGTTCATTTGGTAGGAAAGTAAGTTATGCAAAAGTTGATAATGTATGAATTGTTATACAaagattaaaaatatttaatttataatgtATGGATTAGGAAGGAATACATTGTAATGTAAGGATTATTTCTTATTAGATATTTGATCTATTGTATACCAAAAAACTAACATGTAGTAGCgtatactttatttatttttaacaaaaTTATTTACTATAGGAAAGtaaattttgtcatttttgtagTTTTAATCCACGTATTATTAATATATGTACTCGTATTCCACATAACTTTTTGTGTGTGGAGTATTACTTATGCAAAAAAGGCCAAATATGAACCAAACATTATATTAACAAGGCTATATGTGTAAGAGGAAACCAAATATTATATTAACAACGATGTATGTGTAAGAAGAAATCAaacattataaaaaaaaaatagtaaattgtACCGGAagattatttcttctttttatttctcttttgcAACCAAATGATACCTAAGTGCATGATATAGGTATTTTAAGGTTGTATGTGTAAGAGGAAACCaaacattatttaaaaaaaaatagtaaattgtAACGGAagattatttcttctttttatttcttttttgcaACCAAATGATACCTAAGTGCGTGATATAGGTATTTTAAGTAAGTTTCTAACTTGATAAtagttaattaatatatattcttatattaatttattatataATTATGGTCAGCTAACATGATTTGGTGTATCCAACAATATTGAGTGAAATTTTTTGGTGAAACTAATGAGTATCTCTTTCTCACAAAAATCGAACATATAGTAACTATTCATTAAATAGCACTTCTTTAATTGTTGTTTTTAGAAATATTTAATACACAAGTATTATATTTTATAGTAATGTTTtacatataaattaaaaatacagTGTTTTTTCGTCATAAAAATACAGTGTTTTTTCGTCATAAAAATACGGTAtccaaatttacaaaaaaattattaaatgcataaggCATTGATGATCCGATCCTATCAGTTTTCCGGTAACACAGTTGATAAACTTCCTCCTTCTACTGGCGCTGTGGAAAATGTCAAAGTGTGCCACCACAAATTACAGTTTGTCTTtctaaatagaaaagaaaaaaaatacaaaattttcttCTCTTATTTGGTTTATTATAAGGAATGAAAGTAGAAAAAAATATTGA of the Nicotiana tabacum cultivar K326 chromosome 7, ASM71507v2, whole genome shotgun sequence genome contains:
- the LOC107821751 gene encoding eukaryotic translation initiation factor 4G isoform X1, with protein sequence MSHNQSRADTRESSQYRRTGRSGSFNQHRGGNKGSGGGGGGSGAAPPVSSTTNPSLSSNRSFNKKYNNAQGGQHRVSGASAGSDSHQNGAHHQQQQALHGASDVPVTSANAPVPGAPVKQTDASTQKITRAVPRAPTSNVAASTSESTAPVTPAKTSGDASRSFPLQFGSISPGVMNVLQIPARTSSAPPNLDEQKRAQARSDTSKAIPSLPTPSTSNQPMPRKDAGPRNQSNPGESHGVAAKPKRDVQVSAPPSVTQTQKPSAHPMPGMHMQIPFHKPPQVPVQFGGPGPQIPSHSMSATSLPMPMHLPIGTPPMQQPMFVSGLQPHPMQSQGMMHQGQGLNFSSGMGPQLPPQLGNMGMNMPSQFPQQQAGKYLGARKTVKITHPETHEELRLDGTPGSRSHPNMPPQSQPIASFPPGHPINYYPNSYNSSSVYFQAPSSLPLNNPQSSQPPRLFSQVTVKPAAGTHPEKEQLPSVSSAAFGKDQVRLSKPPGGDSAHPQKDMDTIHQSSSTQSKIGNASKSASRPVANIQSIKVADSISEQSPAAGVSSLTSQAPSEPSVSVITDSSVDATTETLGGLEPIEDQQKKQVIRGQVTMQDKALGKSTSVSSPPSQYPLTGPVEVKTAASLGTAAVGNSRENLSPSESVELKTCITGDSGKEVSPELLDSRNLDAGKPVPKTGDRYEVTLPEVGEQGENNISKPSSGSLLVKSVEVSGLTEEGSLEKATNANVESRKPETGEEDTNASAGSTGVDSMADSIKSFTCNQNFTDTEACTSAIGLSAHDDQASDIADPEEAAVTESAVVSQECASNLVKNSDEATSKCEDENTETETDNTGVAKSSSSVKEKSLVDFNVPKVTAARGKKKMKDLYKKADAAGATSDLYMAYKGPEKKDELAPSVEAGEITSKNNSKPLSDDAPQEDLTSTKKVGEVKAEPDDWEDAADISTPKLEAAPEHGKQVDGEDGDGMTTKKYSRDFLLKFAEQCIDIPEGFQVPSDIADILINANISVSREPCPSPGRALDRPSSGHRERRGGGIGDGDKWSKVPGPLMPGRDIQPDLVYGGNVMGFRPGPGGNYGVLRHPRAPMPIQYAGGILSGPMQSMGPHGGVQRNGVDADRWQRGTAFQKGLMPSPQTPAQIMHKAERKYEVGKITDEEQAKQRQLKAILNKLTPQNFEKLFQQVQEVNIDNVVTLNGVISQIFDKALMEPTFCEMYANFCQHLAAELPDLSVDNEKITFKRLLLNKCQEEFERGEREEQEANVTNEEGEVKLSAEEREEKRVKARRRMLGNIRLIGELYKKRMLTERIMHECIKKLLGDYHNPDEENIEALCKLMSTIGEMIDHAKAKEHMDAYFDMMEKLSNNMKLSSRVRFMLKDSIDLRKNKWQQRRKVEGPKKIEEVHRDAAQERHAQTTRLARTPSLGGSTRRGQPMDFAPRGSMLSSPGSQMGGFRPMSPQVRGFGMQDVRVDERHSFDNRTLSLPLTQRPLGDDPITLGPQGGLAKGMSSRGQPAAPSIPFTDNVPNFGDSRRMVHAQNGYGSLPERAPYASREELTPKYMPDRFYSQHDQASAPERNLTYGSRDRGFDTSRPASPPVRSGGPTSTQNVPSEKIWSEERLRDLSMAAIKEFYSAKDEKEVALCVKDLNAPNFYPSMISIWVTDSFERKDMERDHLAKLLISLAKSQDVTISQDQLVKGFESVLVTLEDAVNDAPRAAEFLGRIFAKVILENVLPFNEIGHLIYKGGEEEGRLVEIGLAAEVLGSALEVIKLEKGESVVLEICRSSTMRLENFRPPGSNKQLKLDKFI
- the LOC107821751 gene encoding eukaryotic translation initiation factor 4G isoform X2; translated protein: MSHNQSRADTRESSQYRRTGRSGSFNQHRGGNKGSGGGGGGSGAAPPVSSTTNPSLSSNRSFNKKYNNAQGGQHRVSGASAGSDSHQNGAHHQQQQALHGASDVPVTSANAPVPGAPVKQTDASTQKITRAVPRAPTSNVAASTSESTAPVTPAKTSGDASRSFPLQFGSISPGVMNVLQIPARTSSAPPNLDEQKRAQARSDTSKAIPSLPTPSTSNQPMPRKDAGPRNQSNPGESHGVAAKPKRDVQVSAPPSVTQTQKPSAHPMPGMHMQIPFHKPPQVPVQFGGPGPQIPSHSMSATSLPMPMHLPIGTPPMQQPMFVSGLQPHPMQSQGMMHQGQGLNFSSGMGPQLPPQLGNMGMNMPSQFPQQQAGKYLGARKTVKITHPETHEELRLDGTPGSSSVYFQAPSSLPLNNPQSSQPPRLFSQVTVKPAAGTHPEKEQLPSVSSAAFGKDQVRLSKPPGGDSAHPQKDMDTIHQSSSTQSKIGNASKSASRPVANIQSIKVADSISEQSPAAGVSSLTSQAPSEPSVSVITDSSVDATTETLGGLEPIEDQQKKQVIRGQVTMQDKALGKSTSVSSPPSQYPLTGPVEVKTAASLGTAAVGNSRENLSPSESVELKTCITGDSGKEVSPELLDSRNLDAGKPVPKTGDRYEVTLPEVGEQGENNISKPSSGSLLVKSVEVSGLTEEGSLEKATNANVESRKPETGEEDTNASAGSTGVDSMADSIKSFTCNQNFTDTEACTSAIGLSAHDDQASDIADPEEAAVTESAVVSQECASNLVKNSDEATSKCEDENTETETDNTGVAKSSSSVKEKSLVDFNVPKVTAARGKKKMKDLYKKADAAGATSDLYMAYKGPEKKDELAPSVEAGEITSKNNSKPLSDDAPQEDLTSTKKVGEVKAEPDDWEDAADISTPKLEAAPEHGKQVDGEDGDGMTTKKYSRDFLLKFAEQCIDIPEGFQVPSDIADILINANISVSREPCPSPGRALDRPSSGHRERRGGGIGDGDKWSKVPGPLMPGRDIQPDLVYGGNVMGFRPGPGGNYGVLRHPRAPMPIQYAGGILSGPMQSMGPHGGVQRNGVDADRWQRGTAFQKGLMPSPQTPAQIMHKAERKYEVGKITDEEQAKQRQLKAILNKLTPQNFEKLFQQVQEVNIDNVVTLNGVISQIFDKALMEPTFCEMYANFCQHLAAELPDLSVDNEKITFKRLLLNKCQEEFERGEREEQEANVTNEEGEVKLSAEEREEKRVKARRRMLGNIRLIGELYKKRMLTERIMHECIKKLLGDYHNPDEENIEALCKLMSTIGEMIDHAKAKEHMDAYFDMMEKLSNNMKLSSRVRFMLKDSIDLRKNKWQQRRKVEGPKKIEEVHRDAAQERHAQTTRLARTPSLGGSTRRGQPMDFAPRGSMLSSPGSQMGGFRPMSPQVRGFGMQDVRVDERHSFDNRTLSLPLTQRPLGDDPITLGPQGGLAKGMSSRGQPAAPSIPFTDNVPNFGDSRRMVHAQNGYGSLPERAPYASREELTPKYMPDRFYSQHDQASAPERNLTYGSRDRGFDTSRPASPPVRSGGPTSTQNVPSEKIWSEERLRDLSMAAIKEFYSAKDEKEVALCVKDLNAPNFYPSMISIWVTDSFERKDMERDHLAKLLISLAKSQDVTISQDQLVKGFESVLVTLEDAVNDAPRAAEFLGRIFAKVILENVLPFNEIGHLIYKGGEEEGRLVEIGLAAEVLGSALEVIKLEKGESVVLEICRSSTMRLENFRPPGSNKQLKLDKFI